TCGGCCTTCGCCAGGGCTGGAGGTCCGAACGCGACATCATCGGTGAGTTCTCCCTTTGATCCAACCGCCGCAGGCACCATGTCGAGAGACTTTCCATCCGGGTAGAGCGAAACAGGTTTAGCCAACGGATTTGGATAATCCGGGTAGGGAGTCGGAGCACCACGTCGTGGAGTTTGCTCACGCATGATGTACGCCTTCGGTCCCTTTTCGATCCCGTTATCTAATCCATACAGGAACCGAGAAAACCACTTGTTCTGCATCTCGAACGGAGGATCGCCACCGTGTCCACCTTGGTGGAAGTACTGCACCAGGGGCACCCTACCCTTAACCGCTTCGCTGATCCGAACAGCGTGCTCAGGAACAACATTCCAGTCATTAAAGCCGTGCGCCATGAGGACAGCGCATTTGATGTTCTTCGCAAACTGCAACAGGTCTCGGTCTGCCCAAAACGAGTTGTAGTCCCCCGTCGTTCGGTCTTGATTCTTGGCGAACAGACCATCCCGGTAAAGTCTGATCCCCGCAGGTCGCAACGCGGGATCCCCGCTGCTCACGAAATCAAATAGTGAGTCAATATCTTCTCCCAGATAGCCTCCAGGACTTCGAACGAGACCGTTAGAGCGGTAGTAGTGATAGTAGGATGTGTTTGGAGAAACCGGAATGATGGCTTCAAGCCCCTTTACTCCGGTGGTTGCGGCGGCAATCGGAAGTGTGCCTTCGTACGAAGTGCCCATCATTCCAACTTTCCCCGTACACCATTTGGCGAACACTTGCTCAGTGCCGTCGATTGATTTGTAGCCCCTGGCCCGGCCACACAGCCAGTCGATTACGGCTTTCGGAGCGAATCTTTCAGGTACGGCTCCGATGGTGACGGCTCCGGTAGATCGTCCCGTGCCGGGTGCTTCCGAGTGAACGATGGCAAACCCACGAGGAATCCACTCCCGGACCATTGAGTTAGAGATCACGGTGCGGTTTGGGTCGTATTTGACGTTCGGGTGCTGGGTGCGGGGAGGGGGTGCAGTTCCAACTTCTTGCTTCACGTCCCAGAGGTCGGAGACTCCATCTGAAGTTCCGGCAAAGTAGGGCGAAGAGTGGTAGATTACTGGAACCTTCAACCCTTGAGTTTCAGTCTGCTTTTGTCGAGTGACGTTGACGAAAACTCGATCCTTCTTGCCGTCTTGATCGGAATCGAACTCAGTTTCGACCCAAAGATATTCTCGGATCCAATCCTTTGGTTCAGCGAAGGCGGGAACGATCTCCGCCATCCCATCAGCGAACCTGGGAATCGCTTGCATATTTGGCTGTTGTCTACCTGGTGTGGCAACCAACAACGAGGAAAGAGCGATTCCGGCGATCAACATGGTTAAGACAGTATGCCCCACGGTTGATCGCTTCGATAAACGAACAGCGAAAAACGAGAGACCCTCTAGCCGTCGTACTCGAGTTCATGAAGAATCCTAGGGTTCTGTCGCCATCCTTCTTGGACTTTAACATGAAGTTCGAGGAAGACCTTGTTGCCAAGCATCTCCTCTAGCTCAACCCGAGCTTGGGTTCCGATTTCTTTGATGAATGCTCCGGCTTTACCGAGCATGATTGGGCGTTGGGAAGTCTTGTCGACGATGATCGTCGCCGAAATCCTGGTGAGATTGCCTTCGTCCTCCCAAGACTCCACCACAACGGCCGTGGCATGAGGAACTTCCTGACGAGTTTTGATGAGGATCTTTTCACGAACGTATTCCGCGGCAAGGAAGCGAGCAGATTGATCCGTGAACTCATCTTCTGGATAGAAAGGAGCTCGTTCCGGCAAGTGAGAAAGCAGAATATCGATGAGCTTGTCGACGTTCTCGTTTTTCGTCGCAATGGTCATCATGTACTCCTCGGTGCCAAACAGCTCGGTGTACTCCTCAACATGTCGCACCACATGCTCCGCTTTGAGGTGATCCATTTTGTTCAGACAGAGAACGACAGGAACTTCTTTGTGCTGTTTGACGAGACGGGCGATGGATTGCTCGATCTCATCCGGTCTCGAAGCCGAATCGACGACGACCAAGATTGCATCGATTCCGTCCAACGCACCTCGCGCTTGCTCCACCATCGCTCGCTGAAGGC
The DNA window shown above is from Armatimonadota bacterium and carries:
- a CDS encoding Xaa-Pro dipeptidyl-peptidase, with the protein product MLIAGIALSSLLVATPGRQQPNMQAIPRFADGMAEIVPAFAEPKDWIREYLWVETEFDSDQDGKKDRVFVNVTRQKQTETQGLKVPVIYHSSPYFAGTSDGVSDLWDVKQEVGTAPPPRTQHPNVKYDPNRTVISNSMVREWIPRGFAIVHSEAPGTGRSTGAVTIGAVPERFAPKAVIDWLCGRARGYKSIDGTEQVFAKWCTGKVGMMGTSYEGTLPIAAATTGVKGLEAIIPVSPNTSYYHYYRSNGLVRSPGGYLGEDIDSLFDFVSSGDPALRPAGIRLYRDGLFAKNQDRTTGDYNSFWADRDLLQFAKNIKCAVLMAHGFNDWNVVPEHAVRISEAVKGRVPLVQYFHQGGHGGDPPFEMQNKWFSRFLYGLDNGIEKGPKAYIMREQTPRRGAPTPYPDYPNPLAKPVSLYPDGKSLDMVPAAVGSKGELTDDVAFGPPALAKAEASLNRLLFATSELKAPLHISGTPKITIRVASSKPAANLSVYLVQLPWIEGGPMLTNIITRGWADPQNAKSLRKGGSYQSMERGTPLKPGEFVDLTFDLQPDDQVIAAGRKIGLMIFSSDREFTLWPKAGTKLTVDLAATRLSLPVVGGSSGYETALGGNPGGWIFDGLFANRL
- the era gene encoding GTPase Era; the protein is MAHKFGHVAVVGKPNVGKSTLINLITGHKVSIVSSKPQTTRRRVMGIVSKPEYQIAFIDTPGIHEPINRLQRAMVEQARGALDGIDAILVVVDSASRPDEIEQSIARLVKQHKEVPVVLCLNKMDHLKAEHVVRHVEEYTELFGTEEYMMTIATKNENVDKLIDILLSHLPERAPFYPEDEFTDQSARFLAAEYVREKILIKTRQEVPHATAVVVESWEDEGNLTRISATIIVDKTSQRPIMLGKAGAFIKEIGTQARVELEEMLGNKVFLELHVKVQEGWRQNPRILHELEYDG